From a single Candoia aspera isolate rCanAsp1 chromosome 2, rCanAsp1.hap2, whole genome shotgun sequence genomic region:
- the NT5C gene encoding 5'(3')-deoxyribonucleotidase, cytosolic type, producing the protein MAGGAAAPLRVLVDMDGVLSDFEGGLLRGFAASYPGEPHVELAQRKGFSALDQYRRLREDLGEKVASVYESPGFFLSLPPIPGAVEAMHEMIQMPNTEVFICTSPIRKYEHCVTEKYRWVDKHLGPQFAERLILTRDKTVVSADLLFDDKDIIKGAEPNPRWEHILFSCCHNKHLKLQPPQRRLESWTDDWKAILESKRSR; encoded by the exons ATGGCCGGTGGGGCTGCTGCCCCGCTTCGGGTGCTGGTGGACATGGATGGGGTCTTGAGCGATTTCGAGGGCGGGCTGCTGCGCGGCTTTGCCGCTTCCTACCCCGGAGAGCCCCACGTGGAACTGGCGCAAAGAAAGGGCTTTTCAGCGCTGGATCAGTACCGGCGCCTGCGGGAAGACCTGGGG GAGAAAGTAGCCAGTGTCTATGAGTCACCTGGCTTCTTTCTGAGTCTGCCGCCCATCCCAGGAGCTGTTGAGGCAATGCATGAGATGATTCAAATGCCCAA CACTGAAGTTTTTATTTGCACAAGTCCTATACGGAAATATGAACACTGCGTTACAGAAAAG TACAGATGGGTTGATAAACACTTGGGTCCTCAATTTGCGGAGCGACTAATTCTGACCAGAGATAAGACGGTTGTTTCAGCTGATCTGCTCTTTGATGACAAGGACATAATTAAAG GGGCAGAGCCAAATCCAAGATGGGAGCACATCTTGTTCTCTTGCTGTCACAACAAACATCTAAAGCTACAGCCGCCACAGAGGCGGCTTGAATCTTGGACTGATGACTGGAAGGCAATACTGGAGAGCAAACGTTCCAGGTGA
- the ARMC7 gene encoding armadillo repeat-containing protein 7, which produces MSQNQKELLGLGRLEYLQALVTEFQVTESSEAKEQVLANLANFAYDPRNYEYLRQLKVLDLFLDMLTEDNETLVEFALGGLCNLCLDKINKDYILEAGGVTAVVNCLANANEETVLSAVTTLMYLTTPQSRQEITTLPVIECMLRFSLSTNRRLRNLATIFLEDYCSPLQVDEARTLTRHTAVGIPLPKDECSPAGSQE; this is translated from the exons ATGTCCCAGAATCAGAAGGAGTTGCTAGGCCTGGGTCGGCTTGAGTACCTGCAAGCCCTAGTCACTGAATTCCAAGTGACAGAGAGCTCAG AAGCCAAGGAGCAGGTGTTGGCTAATCTGGCTAATTTTGCTTATGACCCCAGAAATTATGAATATCTTCGGCAGCTCAAGGTCTTGGATTTGTTTCTGGACATGCTCACTGAGGACAATGAAACTcttgtggaatttgcacttg GAGGACTTTGCAATCTCTGCCTGGACAAAATCAACAAAGACTATATACTGGAGGCCGGTGGAGTGACAGCTGTTGTCAACTGCCTGGCCAATGCCAACGAAGAGACTGTTCTGTCTGCAGTTACGACTCTGATGTACTTGACCACACCCCAGTCCCGCCAAGAGATCACCACTCTCCCCGTGATTGAGTGTATGCTGCGCTTCTCCCTCTCAACCAACAGAAGGCTGCGAAACTTGGCCACTATTTTCCTGGAGGATTATTGCAGCCCCCTTCAGGTGGACGAGGCCAGGACCCTGACCAGGCACACAGCGGTCGGGATTCCACTGCCCAAGGATGAATGCAGCCCAGCAGGCAGCCAGGAATGA